In Scatophagus argus isolate fScaArg1 chromosome 18, fScaArg1.pri, whole genome shotgun sequence, the DNA window ACCCAATAGGACTGAGACTTGAGCGCCTGTCAGAATGAAGCGCCAGGTCCGTACACCACACCGAGAGGTGATGTAGTCTAACCTCAGATTTTATCTAACACTGATCTACTGCGATCCCCCCCTCCAGTTCAATATCTCAGAGAAAGCTCGGTTAATAgggttttctgtcatttgaaagccttaAAGCCACTGATGTTTCTCTATGGGCTTTAATTATATTTGAAATAAAGTCATTTCTAACAACAAAATGTGGCTTTATATCAAAGATATAGCCAGCTGTACAAGCAAGACTGTCAAACTAAGTATCCTAATGATCTCGATTCATTTCATCGgagttcttgtttttttattttattttgactggaATTTGTACTTTAGAAATGTTAAATACAGCCTAttgaaacagttttttatttcaaacagccACAGATCAGATCATATCCTACAAGAGCAGGTCAAAGTCCGCCCATGCACGACAAAGGCTAAACCATGATTGTTCCTCAAATCTCAACTTTATGTCCTTTACGCTGTTTTTGATCAGATTTGAACGAGTCGGTGTGTACTCTAAGACATGTCATAGCAATTTACTGGCAATGATCCACTGCGACCTGTTCATTGTGGAAAGTGAAAGTGGATCGATAAGGTGGGCTACGCACCCAGTCGGACGTAAAAAGGCTGGACAAGGGCGATACACGGCATTCAATTGACATTTTCTGCCCAAATGAAGATAATTATAAGGCGCACGGACAGACAAACACCCGCTTCCCGCAGGAACAACAGACGCACCTGCGGTACGGACAATGTGAAAACGTTTTTCACCAGTTTCCAACAATTTTCCATTATTTAACGCACTACGCCTACGACGTTGTGTAACGTCCTGCAGCACTTGGGCTCCATGTGGTGGGCGTGTCTGGTCTGAGGACCAAACCACTGCTGGAGGAATTTTCAGATTCCAATGCTAAAATGTGAATATTGCATTCAGTGAACGTCCCATTCAAAATTTTGCTTCAGAGGAGCCTAAGTGTGAATGGGAGTGAAAGCAAAAGTGTGCATACTTATTCTGAAGGTTCCTTACAGGGCGATATGTTAATAATATTACTGCTTGGTGGTCAAATATCACCGTTGCTCTCTCCATGCTATTTAAGCCAACGTACCTGCATGAGTTATATAAAAAAGATCATCTGCATTGCATTTTGCATCTaaacatattttcagaaaatacCTTTACGAATACAAAGATGAGCTTTAAAGTAACCTAAAACTGAAAACCTGCAAAAACGTAGGCCTCACtgttgaaacaaatgaaatgtggaTTTTTGACACATGCATTTGGCCATATCTTTACAACATATTGTTTCTTATTTCCATAAACTTGCTGTGCACCACATTGTCTGTATTTTAAAATCTGAGGTAAACGAGctggtctttttttccccactgagATCCAAGATCCAGAGGAACGGTTCAGCGAAGGAAACTTTCCTCTTCGGACGCTCAGTAATCCAGGGCTGCAAAATGAAGTGTTTGCTCCCTCTGTCGGATCAGCGAGTGCATGACCATCACCTGTGGCTTAGAACTTGGAAAAGTACCGTGGAACGTCTTAATTTACTTTAACAAATTTGTGCCAAAGATATGGTAATGGATAACAGACCGAACATTTAAAGTTAGTTTAGTTAGCTTTACAGAATTTGTTGTTGAACTTGTAACCATTTGCCACTATCCAAatgaaacaatataaaataGATTATCGAGACGGAACACCGCAGATTTTAAAACCATTGtacaaaatattattataagAGGGCAGTCTACGCAACGTTCGCTGTGCTTTGCAATATTTTGGCAGGCTAATAAAAGAAATTTCCAAACAGGCAGCTGGAAAGACAGTCCGTCCGCGGAGGTCCTAAATCCTTTAACGCGCACATGCGCAAAAGAAAATTTCTCTTTCTCGGTGGGCGCAATGGCGGACGCAGAGTGAGTGTTTGCTGCCTTATTAAAATCTAAGCACATCACGcgttaaaataaacatttttgtcagtttgttatCGTGGATCGATAGTGTAACTTGTATACATCACTATCCCAGTAGTATTGTTAAGGATTTGCTTTTTTATAGTTAATATGATCACTTTATGGAGACTTATGTACATCGGTAGCAGTAGAAGAACATGGCTGTCTCTCCAACCTCCATGCACTCGAGAATTGGTTTCTGTGCTAAAATGGGGACAAAGCTAAGAATTAAAAGTTATAATTAACAGTTATGTTGTTGACgtttgtgttgctgttaatTCCTCCTGGACAGGTGAGGTAGTATGTAACTGAGTAAGACAACCTGTAATCAAACCGGCAAAGTTAGCAAGCTAGCAGCTAGCGAACGTACTAGCGGCGATGATGATGTGTCTCAGCGTAGTAAATGAGCTGTGTGACAATAGTAGACATTGCAATGTTTTTCCAGTGTGTATCTGAAGTTAAATGTCTCtgtaacagaaaaaagaaggtTCCGGCAGTCCCTGAGAGCCTTTTGAAAAGGCGAAAGGCCTTTGCCTCCATTAAGGCCATGCGTGTCAAGAAGATGCTGGCCGAGAAAAAGGTAAGCTGTatagagaaaagaaagaaagcttaAAGAAGAGCCGATTTGATTCGTGTATTTGTCggtgtcagtgtgtgattgAACGTCCATGTGACTTCTGTAATTCCTCTGCTAAATGAGTGTGTATTCCTTATGTGTTTTCAGGCCCGCAAGGTGACCAGGAAACTGATCTACAAGAGGGCCGAGAAGTACCACCAGGAGTACAGGCAGATGTATAGGCGTGAGATCCGTCTTGGTCGTAATGCTCGCAGAGTGGGAAACTACTATGTGCCAGCAGAGCCCAAACTGGCCTTCGTCATCAGGATCAGAGGGTGAGTAGTGTCCCCTCTTTGAGGCCAGAAATCTCCTGCTCTTCAGACTCGTCAGTAACATTTACATGGATTTCTGATGTTCTAAAAGACATTATGCCCAAAGAGTTAATCATATGGATTATTTAAATAACTGTTTGTGCTTCTGCTCACATGCCATGCTGTGTTTCCTACTCCTGGCTGAAAAATGCACTTTCCTTTTGATGTAGGATTTCTAAAGTATTTGATGTTGAATAAATCTATTTCCAAACCTTTTGTTGGTGCTGTGGGCATAACTTGCAATCAAATTCTGCAGAAACTTAAGTTCTGTATCACACAAGAGAGCATGTGAAGCTGTTCAGATATTGTCCAATGCAGTTGTAAGTCAGTCAAAGCAAAATTTATTTGGGGTTTATTAGCTGCTGTTTATGTGGTACTTTGATTCTGTAATGTCTAAGTTTTTAGTATAGGAATCCATGTAAATGTACTTGATTTAgtctgtaaattattttttagttttgtggTTAATGATGCACACTCTTTCCCCGACTTATCGACAGTGGTGATAACAGATTTGTAAAATAAGCCAATTACTTCTGAAACCACAAGCAATagaatgagaaatgagaaagatgCATATGCTAGCATGTGAGCTAATCAtttatcttaatttattttccagtaTCAACGGTGTCAGCCCCAAAGTCCGCAAAGTTCTGCAGCTGCTCCGTCTGCGCCAGATCTTCAACGGTGTGTTCGTCAAGTTGAACAAGGCTTCAATCAACATGCTCAGGATTGCTGAGCCTTACATCGCTTGGGGGTAAGTCTGTCGCCATTAAAACTTGATGTTGATGTGATGGAGGACAGAACAAAGTGTTTCCATTGTGAACTACATGTAGTTGTAGTGTGCTGATTAACTTTTATCTCTGGAATGTGGTTAATGATGCTGAACTTTTTTCCCCATCATATCGACCATGGTGAATACTGACTGAAACTAAGCCAGTTTTGTCTGAAACCACATTCTGTGATAATAATAGGAAGTCTAATCATGAATTTGGAGGAATGCAACATTTGTACTATTTTAAGGAAATAAGTTGATCGCTATGAGGTTCCCAATTTGGAATAACATAAAAATTTTGAATACTAGTGAAAACAGGCAGTTTTAACAAGGACTGTTGTAACAATTCTGCAGTTGAAGACAAACCACCACTGTTTACTGAAAGATAGAGCTAATATCTAGCTTAATTGAAGGTGGTGAAAGCATTGCtacgcagacacacagtttTAACGATTTGTTAtgggggaaaaataaaatatttaacacttCTGAGCGGTGCTGTAAAATACAACTCCTCCTGTCTACTGTGAGGTGAAGTGTGATGAATAAGACACAATTGCAGAAAAGCATGTTGATGCTCTGGTCACAACCCAAAAAGTGATGACAGAGCAGGTGAAAGTGCCATTTTGAGGCAAGACTCCCTCCCAACTTGTGGAAAAGGCATACTTTGGTACACGCTAGCAAGTGTGCATCTTTGAAAATTTCCTATCTGTAATGCATATTGACCAGTGTGTTACCTTGTGTCTTCAGTCTCATTTTCATAATGACTGGTCATGTATTGTGCTCATAGATGACATTTGGTGGCAGTATTGCCCTGAGTGGTTGCATTTGGccattttaaaagaataaacaTGCACAGGATTAATTTTGACTTACCCTGTGCAGTTGTCTGTCCTTTTTGTTGAATCTGAATGATCATGGGCATTGAAACAGTCCAGTCAGCTGTTCAAttccccccccacacacacacacaatttcatgtttgtgctgtttatACAGAATGGCAAGGATGAATAGTGGTGCGATAGTCCCTCCTTgaaaaggagtgtgtgtgtgcaacttcagtgctaattatttttaaagccTTTGATAATGTTTAAAGAATGAGAACTTAGGAGTAAATGACAAATAAGATATCTTTGATAGTGCATGAAGAATATCAAATATGTTCATCAAAAAGAAATTGAACAATATTTTTATAACCTTGATGATGTTTCTCACAGGTACCCCAACCTGAAGTCTGTGCGTGAGCTCATATACAAACGTGGCCATGGCAGGATGAGGAAACAGCGCATCGCCCTCACAGACAACGCTCTGGTGGAGAAGGCCCTCGGTATGGAAATATTATTCCACTGGATTACTGGAAAAACTTTAGAACTTGTGACCAGTTACGATTTACGCAAGCATTATCACTCAGGAGAAAGTAATAATTGGTAAAgggtttgttttcttcctgagCTTCTCTAATTTTAGATCATACATGGTCATGATCACAGTGTGGTTAATGATGCACACTTTTTTCCCCGTCTTATCGACTATggtgaaaaaaaactgaaaactaagCCAGTTGTGTCTGAAACCACACCACAATGACTTTACTATCAAAATGATGGATATTACAGAATCTTTGGAAGTAGGTGAAAATGTATGTAGAGCTTTATGAGTCTGAACTTGTTGGGATATAACTTCAGTATGAGTCaacttgtatttttgtttttgaaattttctCAGTTGGTAATAACAGTTAAAGAATGAAATCTTATCTTTTATGGATTTCTCACTTTAAAGTAAAACTACTTGGCTGTGACTTGGCAACTTGTTTGATCTACAGGCAAATATGGCATCATCTGCATGGAGGATCTCATCCATGAGATTTACACAGTTGGAAAGAACTTCAAGCCCGCCAACAACTTCCTGTGGCCCTTCAAGTTGTCATCCCCCCGTGGTGGTATGAACAAGAAGACCACACACTTTGTGGAGGGAGGAGATGCTGGCAACAGGGAGGATCAGATCAACAGAATGATCAGGAGGATGAACTAAAGTTGTGGTAAGTTGCAGGAACATTGCAGGCCTTTAAAGCATACATAGCTCATTGGGTGTGGTTAATGATGCATattcttttttccccatcttATCGACTGTGGTGAAAACCAGCTGACAATAAGCCAATTATGTCTGAAACCACATCTTAGCCATTAATCTTTAAATCATCCACTAGAGATGCTTCATTCTGTACAAGACATGTGGAAGAAATTAAGTGCGAGCTTATCTTGGCTTATTTTGAGAGCAGATAAGATCCAATAAAGCAATATGGTCATGATTTCATTCTGTAAGATGTTTCAGAAATCCAATCCAGCATCATTTTTTCTAAATGCAACCCATTTGAGTCGTAGATGACTTGGATGATTTCAGTCTTGTGTATGAAAATATATCAGCTACCTGAGAAAGAAGTGTTGATCTAGGTTTCCATATCTCCTCTACAGTTACTTGAGAAGAAAGACATTAACACTGTACTTGTTAATGTTTTGGACATCTTTTTTATCCTGTTACAAATCaagataaacatgttttaatttctcCATTTGTGACATTGccccttttttgtcttttcaggtTTTCAAAGGACTCAAAttgtacaataaaaacatggaaaaaaactCCCTTGGTCTTGTCATTATTGTGATTGTGTCATGTAACGGTGTGTAGCAAAAGTATCCACCACCGCCCccttcaaatgtatttaaatttgaGTAACTTAA includes these proteins:
- the rpl7 gene encoding 60S ribosomal protein L7, which codes for MADAEKKKVPAVPESLLKRRKAFASIKAMRVKKMLAEKKARKVTRKLIYKRAEKYHQEYRQMYRREIRLGRNARRVGNYYVPAEPKLAFVIRIRGINGVSPKVRKVLQLLRLRQIFNGVFVKLNKASINMLRIAEPYIAWGYPNLKSVRELIYKRGHGRMRKQRIALTDNALVEKALGKYGIICMEDLIHEIYTVGKNFKPANNFLWPFKLSSPRGGMNKKTTHFVEGGDAGNREDQINRMIRRMN